A stretch of Candidatus Neomarinimicrobiota bacterium DNA encodes these proteins:
- a CDS encoding CHASE2 domain-containing protein has protein sequence MPDKLKRLLIGSGLGLLSALFVWAVTSAKWSFLTEMVDGYEFRSYDSRARARNLDFQEESIDTVLIIDIDQQSINELGNYFRWYHDRHAALIDYLSSGQPKAILFDILLDPEPDPYRDTAFVNATYRAGSVYHAIALSEADTLNFQYPMTAPPEGVHLHTMSAGESLEDVARFYFGDPAAAAYLRDLNADLLPPDGRIRAGQVVRIPTVLDAAAKTLQVPPEVADHFPSGERFDISFIDLLNASKGIGSANFPQDPDGIIRRGPTAVYFSSADQAYPSLTMAAIMDILDVPKDGLEYDFKHRRLRMVNRSGQVVRNIPVDPQGRLWVNYYGTHRTFRYIPYAWATSEMLPADYFKGKIVLVGSTLAGLMDLRNTPVQEAFPGVEIHANVIMSILMNEFVRPISKVSMFWIMAALGLVLGAILVWFKGLFSLLITVIAAAGWMLFTYACFLGDLVVFEMVRPIIGIGGTFLSVNLYQYLVLEKDKRFLRKTFSTYISPELIEQMVDSKHEPQLGGESGVRTAFFTDIQSFSSFSEILTAPQLVALLNEYLTAMTDILLKEGGTLDKFEGDAIVGIFGAPMPMDDHALRAIRTALGMQETLAGLRKKWGSEGKKWPELVHNMRMRIGINSGDFVTGNMGITSRMNYTMMGDVVNTAARLEASGKQYGIYIQCTTGSLNLAGPDAFEWREIDKVRVVGKSETVDTVEIMAWKGELPAALLEMRDLYQEGMALYRQRQWDRARQVFERSERLEEVFPKRPTTPSRVYIERCDHFKAHPPGADWDGSWTLTAK, from the coding sequence ATGCCTGATAAGCTGAAGCGGCTTTTAATCGGGTCGGGGCTGGGACTGCTCTCAGCCCTTTTTGTTTGGGCAGTGACCTCGGCGAAGTGGTCTTTCCTGACGGAAATGGTCGACGGTTATGAATTCCGGTCCTACGATAGCCGAGCTCGGGCCCGAAACCTGGATTTTCAGGAAGAGTCCATTGACACGGTTCTGATAATTGATATTGATCAGCAGAGTATCAACGAGCTGGGCAACTATTTTCGCTGGTACCACGACCGGCATGCGGCGCTGATTGACTATCTTTCTTCCGGCCAACCCAAGGCGATCTTATTTGATATCCTCCTCGATCCCGAACCCGATCCCTACCGGGACACGGCCTTTGTGAATGCCACCTACCGGGCCGGGAGCGTCTATCATGCCATTGCGCTGTCCGAAGCGGACACCCTGAATTTCCAGTATCCCATGACAGCACCTCCCGAAGGCGTGCACCTGCACACGATGAGCGCGGGAGAAAGCCTGGAGGACGTGGCTCGGTTCTACTTTGGCGATCCCGCAGCGGCGGCCTACCTGCGTGACCTGAACGCTGATCTCCTGCCGCCTGATGGCCGAATCAGGGCGGGCCAGGTTGTCCGCATCCCCACCGTGCTGGATGCGGCCGCCAAAACCTTGCAGGTACCTCCTGAGGTCGCTGATCATTTCCCTTCAGGCGAGCGGTTTGACATCTCCTTTATTGATCTGCTAAATGCCAGCAAGGGAATCGGCAGTGCCAACTTCCCCCAGGACCCGGATGGTATCATCCGCCGAGGTCCCACGGCAGTCTATTTCTCCAGCGCTGACCAGGCCTATCCCAGCCTGACCATGGCCGCCATTATGGATATTCTCGACGTGCCCAAGGATGGCCTGGAATACGATTTTAAACACCGGCGATTGAGGATGGTCAACCGTAGTGGTCAAGTGGTGCGAAACATACCTGTTGATCCTCAGGGTCGCCTCTGGGTGAACTACTATGGCACCCACCGCACCTTCCGTTATATTCCCTATGCCTGGGCCACATCCGAGATGCTCCCGGCGGATTATTTTAAAGGGAAAATCGTGCTGGTAGGCTCGACCCTCGCCGGTTTGATGGACCTGCGTAATACCCCTGTCCAGGAAGCCTTTCCCGGAGTAGAGATCCATGCTAATGTGATCATGAGCATTCTCATGAACGAATTTGTACGCCCCATATCCAAGGTTTCTATGTTCTGGATCATGGCAGCTTTGGGTTTGGTATTGGGGGCTATTCTGGTCTGGTTTAAGGGCTTATTCTCGCTGTTGATTACAGTTATAGCTGCCGCGGGGTGGATGCTGTTCACCTACGCCTGTTTTCTGGGTGACCTGGTGGTGTTCGAGATGGTGCGGCCCATCATCGGGATAGGGGGCACTTTCCTCAGCGTTAATTTGTATCAATACCTCGTACTGGAGAAGGACAAGCGCTTCCTCCGCAAAACCTTTAGCACTTACATCTCGCCTGAGCTCATCGAGCAGATGGTGGATAGCAAGCATGAACCGCAGCTGGGAGGGGAGTCGGGCGTACGAACGGCCTTCTTCACCGACATCCAGTCCTTTTCCAGTTTCTCGGAGATACTTACCGCACCGCAACTCGTGGCGTTGCTCAACGAGTATCTCACCGCCATGACTGACATTCTCCTGAAGGAAGGAGGCACTCTGGACAAGTTCGAGGGTGATGCTATCGTTGGCATTTTTGGGGCACCGATGCCCATGGATGACCACGCCCTGCGGGCCATACGTACGGCACTCGGAATGCAGGAAACCCTGGCCGGGCTCAGGAAGAAGTGGGGCTCTGAAGGGAAAAAGTGGCCAGAACTGGTACACAATATGCGCATGCGTATCGGAATCAACTCCGGGGACTTCGTCACCGGTAACATGGGAATCACATCCCGCATGAATTATACCATGATGGGTGACGTGGTTAACACCGCCGCCCGGCTGGAGGCATCCGGCAAGCAGTATGGAATCTATATCCAGTGCACAACCGGTTCCCTGAACCTGGCCGGCCCTGACGCCTTTGAATGGCGGGAGATCGATAAGGTGCGGGTGGTAGGGAAGTCGGAAACGGTAGATACCGTCGAGATTATGGCCTGGAAAGGCGAACTTCCGGCAGCACTGCTGGAAATGCGCGACCTGTATCAGGAAGGCATGGCTCTTTATCGGCAACGACAATGGGACCGGGCCCGGCAAGTGTTCGAGCGGAGTGAACGTCTGGAGGAGGTCTTTCCCAAGCGTCCTACAACTCCCAGCCGCGTGTATATTGAACGCTGCGACCATTTCAAGGCCCATCCTCCCGGTGCTGACTGGGATGGCAGCTGGACCCTCACAGCGAAATAG